A region of Alosa alosa isolate M-15738 ecotype Scorff River chromosome 17, AALO_Geno_1.1, whole genome shotgun sequence DNA encodes the following proteins:
- the prrt4b gene encoding proline-rich transmembrane protein 4, which yields MLLFHLTLLLCISCSLPGPLHGWSFYRDSDQITAPPQKNSDKKGTSFWNPLETVRNSIAAVKPASLLPFNPWDLVNTRKAPNPEVSTNDTSTPSPSQGTPHVPWPWHTGTVTPIPPKAEPNSFPDNYNETYKLSDTSHFNDGPISTSTAPGPKERSDWTDSPSYQPIQTTSLQKTPYSIPAQGTMSYLTGTKSPSTLLRTRQPTVKKKPALDPRPDISFDLDLWPPSNTSQKEVLQRTSETHHQENWTFTQLTSNGETTDKSMTHGHQSYPTPNYQSESSSSIQPDLPTPSVQTMPRTMPVITSSPTTQVKGIKQVTQPAVNLPQHPEDPRVSEEGGQQSQREHSGGTQPKRVGDKQERMGVIPESTTAAWLVATRPQETKRSDMIVTTKPTQKDGPGKVLWSPGIIPQLQNDEVTPSSTEDWGTGPAPTDMSLLPDCNMERSGICNTTDNWPPIFPSHKDPANTTTFVYNQSSNSLLVPASPMFVALHSDWNSAMATWGLAWEAHIYGLGGVFSLVTLASALNLLCLPLRCPSGCGYFALVSIFLLAAGSTRAFALLYDAYGHQGRLGSAEASLWLYEAPFPCLTAAFGLVFLLLSMRSRMQLSYSAFQRPCFLACLVLLHFTAAFGPMTLLGTEQQGAPLCLFLSLVSRGAFVVLASFLSAAYFVFYCYVRADSKHIYHLNNTSPTPAERYNRCPFAESREWERAAAAVLLSAVLSLACAGLQLYAMLHALGFAGGPEVFKPWPWWSFQLSCRICEAGVCLALALVVAQPVYCSDHLPQPGNCWTELLAAKSPILPGTYHWALNQQEKLAICDTIGHGETECLPLYSLVDERLGNSLNGLDLLYHSNRALAYRDFDLDQPDAIPDTRESSCASDSTTDLRPPSPINLRRSIDEALFSEDLFPMSLFSPLRPFSFCDQSLDPRGTLIAQSSCTLPLRESLPSDPGLFRTASCVEILPQASLPSREPKEASGVSLQPPPSLSPATSSCCSSPEGWRGSSSTSSLCRPSLADPSLVLCSSPEPNPRPSSLSGSSGRMLPSDHQRQYRNLDLVSQESLDQRSELDQSVQEEFKSVCRQIDALSICSETIDL from the exons ATGcttctctttcatctgacattaCTGCTTTGCATTTCTTGCTCCCTTCCCGGCCCTCTTCATGGTTGGTCATTTTACAGAGACAGTGATCAGATTACAGCACCACCACAGAAGAACTCTGACAAGAAGGGGACTAGTTTTTGGAACCCTTTGGAAACAGTAAGAAATAGTATTGCAGCGGTGAAACCAGCCTCACTCCTGCCCTTCAATCCGTGGGATCTTGTTAACACACGGAAAGCCCCAAACCCAGAGGTCTCTACAAATGATACCTCCACGCCAAGTCCCAGTCAGGGCACCCCTCATGTTCCATGGCCCTGGCACACAGGAACTGTGACCCCTATTCCCCCAAAAGCAGAGCCTAACTCTTTCCCAGATAATTACAATGAGACATACAAACTTTCAGATACCAGTCATTTCAATGATGGGCCCATTTCCACAAGCACTGCCCCAGGTCCTAAAGAAAGGTCAGATTGGACTGACTCTCCCTCATATCAGCCAATCCAGACAACCTCGCTACAGAAAACTCCATACAGCATCCCTGCACAAGGTACAATGTCTTATCTCACAGGAACAAAGTCTCCTTCCACTTTGCTCAGGACCAGACAACCAACAGTTAAAAAGAAACCTGCTCTTGACCCACGTCCTGACATCAGCTTTGACTTGGATTTATGGCCCCCAAGCAACACAAGCCAGAAAGAGGTCCTCCAAAGAACATCTGAAACACACCACCAAGAAAACTGGACATTCACACAATTAACTTCCAATGGTGAAACTACTGACAAAAGCATGACCCATGGTCATCAAAGTTATCCAACCCCAAACTACCAATCTGAATCGTCATCATCAATACAACCAGATCTGCCAACTCCCTCTGTACAAACTATGCCACGAACAATGCCTGTCATCACAAGCTCTCCTACAACCCAAGTAAAAGGTATCAAACAAGTAACCCAGCCAGCAGTTAATCTTCCTCAACATCCTGAGGACCCCAGGGTGAGTGAAGAGGGAGGCCAACAATCACAGAGGGAGCATTCGGGAGGGACACAACCCAAACGTGTTGGAGACAAACAAGAGCGGATGGGAGTGATTCCGGAATCTACTACAGCAGCCTGGCTTGTTGCCACAAGGCCACAAG AAACTAAAAGAAGCGACATGATTGTTACTACGAAGCCCACCCAGAAGGATGGACCTGGAAAAGTGCTGTGGTCACCTGGCATCATACCACAGCTACAGAATGATG AAGTCACACCCTCATCAACGGAGGACTGGGGAACTGGTCCAGCTCCCACGGACATGTCTCTACTCCCAGACTGCAATATGGAGCGGTCAGGAATCTGCAATACCACTGACAACTGGCCCCCCATATTTCCGAGTCACAAGGACCCTGCAAACACCACCACATTCGTCTACAACCAATCAAGTAACTCTCTCCTTGTGCCAGCCTCACCAATGTTTGTAGCTCTCCACTCTGACTGGAACAGTGCCATGGCAACTTGGGGACTGGCTTGGGAGGCACATATTTATGGTCTGGGCGGGGTGTTCTCTCTGGTCACCCTCGCCTCAGCCCTAAACCTGCTTTGTCTGCCGCTGCGTTGCCCCTCAGGATGTGGCTACTTTGCTCTGGTCAGCATCTTCCTGTTGGCGGCTGGCAGCACCAGGGCCTTTGCCCTGCTGTACGACGCCTACGGGCACCAGGGGAGACTAGGCTCCGCTGAGGCGTCTCTGTGGCTGTACGAAGCTCCCTTCCCTTGCCTGACTGCGGCGTTCGGCCTGGTCTTCTTACTGCTCTCCATGCGCTCCAGGATGCAGCTCTCCTACTCAGCCTTCCAGAGGCCGTGCTTTCTAGCCTGCCTGGTGCTGCTCCACTTCACTGCCGCGTTTGGCCCCATGACCCTGCTCGGCACAGAGCAGCAGGGGGCGCCGctctgcctcttcctctccctggtCTCCAGAGGGGCTTTCGTAGTCCTGGCCTCGTTTCTGTCGGCCGCTTACTTTGTGTTCTACTGTTACGTGCGCGCCGACTCCAAACACATATACCACCTCAACAACACCTCCCCGACTCCAGCGGAGCGCTACAACCGCTGTCCCTTTGCAGAGAGCCGTGAATGGGAGCGAGCTGCCGCAGCCGTCCTGCTCTCTGCCGTTCTGTCACTAGCCTGTGCCGGCCTGCAGCTTTATGCCATGCTTCACGCATTGGGCTTTGCTGGTGGTCCAGAGGTGTTCAAGCCCTGGCCCTGGTGGTCTTTCCAGCTCAGCTGTCGGATTTGTGAGGCTGGAGTATGCCTCGCCCTGGCCCTGGTGGTAGCACAGCCTGTTTACTGCTCCGACCACCTGCCACAGCCTGGAAACTGCTGGACAGAATTACTGGCTGCCAAATCTCCCATCCTTCCAGGGACCTACCACTGGGCCTTGAACCAGCAAGAAAAGCTAGCCATCTGTGATACCATTGGCCATGGGGAGACAGAGTGTCTTCCCCTGTATTCCCTGGTTGATGAGCGACTGGGAAACAGTCTAAATGGGCTGGACCTATTATATCATAGCAACCGTGCCCTGGCCTATCGAGATTTTGACCTTGACCAACCTGATGCCATTCCTGACACAAGGGAGTCATCCTGTGCCAGTGACTCCACAACGGACCTGCGACCTCCATCCCCCATCAACTTGCGTCGCAGCATCGACGAGGCTCTCTTCAGTGAGGACCTCTTTCCCATGAGCCTCTTCAGTCCTCTCAGGCCCTTCAGCTTCTGTGACCAGTCCCTGGACCCGCGCGGCACCCTGATAGCCCAGTCCAGCTGCACCCTGCCACTCAGGGAGAGTCTCCCCTCAGACCCAGGTCTTTTCCGGACAGCGTCCTGCGTGGAGATCCTCCCTCAGGCTTCTCTCCCCAGCCGTGAGCCAAAGGAGGCCTCGGGGGTGAGCCTGCAGCCCCCCCCTTCCCTTTCTCCCGCCACGTCGTCCTGCTGTTCGTCCCCCGAGGGCTGGCGAGGAAGTTCCAGCACGTCTTCTCTGTGCAGGCCCTCCCTGGCCGACCCCTCCTTAGTCCTCTGCTCCAGTCCAGAGCCGAATCCCCGGCCATCCTCCCTCAGTGGCAGCTCAGGCCGCATGCTGCCCTCTGACCACCAGAGACAGTACCGTAATCTGGACTTGGTTTCGCAGGAGAGTTTGGACCAACGCTCGGAGCTGGACCAGTCAGTCCAGGAGGAATTCAAAAGTGTGTGCAGACAGATAGATGCGCTGAGCATCTGTAGTGAAACTATTGACTTGTAA